The following DNA comes from Hypanus sabinus isolate sHypSab1 chromosome 15, sHypSab1.hap1, whole genome shotgun sequence.
actcaatccccctgttaatgaagcctagcatcccataggccttcttaactatcctatcaacctgtgcagcgaccttgaggaatgtatggatttgaaccccaaggtccctttgttcatccacactcttaagtaactgaccattaatcctgtactcagtcttctggtttgtccttccaaaatgcatcaccacacacttgtccagattgaactccatctgccatttttctgcccagctatgcagcctgtctatatcctcttgtaaccttcgaccacctacagctccatccacaactcctccaatctaaAATTTAGTTATTTAATGATACATTGCAGAATTGGCCCAGCTGGAATTTTGAACCACAACCCCCAACAAACTCGATTGACCCTGACCTAATCTTGACACAATTTACAATGTCTATCTATCCTCTATCCTACCCGGCACGTCTTTGGCCAGTGGCAGGAAACCGGGGAGATCCCACACATTCCaaggaaaggaggtacagagacaccttacagacagtgttggaactgaactctgaacacgGACACCCCCGTGCTAACCACCACGCTACCGTAGTGCCCAGTTTCTGCCCAGTTTTCAATCTTGGCTGCTGTCATGATTGGGCAGATATTAACCACTTGCCATTAAAACTACTATACAATATATTATTTCATTTTGTAACCCACAATCCTACTGCTCAGATCACTGAGGTTGAGATTGCAGGCTATGCAATGGGGTAATAAAGTTATGGTAGCAGCCTCAAATTGTTTCTGCCCTcatccctttcattcctgcacCTGCTGCGGCTATAGCATGTGGCTTAACATCAACCTCTATCAACTTTCTGGAAAATCCATTTCCATTATCTGTCTTCCCCATTCAATGATCCTATTAtatatttagtatttcagtagtGTTTGAAATATGTTGGTAAAGCTTTCTGGCTTGTATGAAATAATTCATTACTGTAATATGCACAAATACGTtgattgcatatgtcatcacgctaTAATGTGATACATGCGCACCTCACTTAAAAGTTAGACCCACTTctcagactcctgtgtcttcctatgtattagtttaatgttttgaagttacaaaacacaagATACCCCTTCAAAATGTTTGGCATATTTTCTGATCAACACGTCCTATTGCTTGAGTGATATTAGAagaaaaatcaggtttattatcattgacatatattataaaatttgttcacacagagtacactgcagatgctgagttcatccagccttttttataaaatttgttgttttctaaaCTGGCACTACTGAAGACATGTGTGCTTACTGGTAGTTTGAAAGCAAAGGATTCCTTTAAAAGACTTTTTTGAACTaagttgtggtaaactatcaccacaATGAAGAAGTGAGCGCAGACAAAGCAAATTTGCGACATGTGCCCTGCTGGTGAATTGCAAAATTGACACACTTGTAATTGGAGCCGCGCTGGTCGGAATGATTCGGAGGGGAGAAGATGGGACAGAGGAGTTCTGATGCCCATCTAACGAACCCGGGTACAAGGGTGGATCACTCTAAGTGGCGATCTGTATTGGAGAGCTCAAGATCGGCTTATTTGGCAGTGAAGTTCAGAAAAAAGCGAATTCAAGGCCTGGAGCAATTCACCATGGCAAAGCCTGGACCCATCCTAAATGCCGGCCCatatagactggaaaggcagagTGTTGAGAGTTGGGCGAGGTTGGATCGCTCTGGGTGCCAAGCCAATTCAAAGAGTTGAAGAACGGCTCCATCATCAGCGAATCTAGGCCTACAGCGATTCACTGATGGCAGGCCAGAGTCCTAGTACGTGGCtcggacaatttaaatgccagcccagataaTCTGGGGGCTCCTCTCCCAAAAATGCAAAGGCTTCATGTCTGCAAACTCCGTGGTGATTTGCCCTGCtgatatgatgaactgaataccaAGAATTTGAGCCTGCTCTGTGCTGCtctggggatttggatctaagaactcaatttggttcagaatgctgttattCCTACTCATTTCTATGATTTGTTTTTGTGTTTATTTTCTCTGTCTCTGGGTGCACTGGGGAGTTGGTCTTATTTTtagttgggttcttttgggttccttACTTTGCAGCTGCCTATAAGCAAACAAATCTGAAGGTTcttggataataaatgaactttgaaactTCGAAACGAATGTAAAAAATGAGTGCAGATTGGGGTGTCTCTCCGATTCATGCCAATTGTACCTCAATTTTCCTGGTCCATGAGTCTATCCCTTACACAGTGCATTGTGCCTCACCTCCCATTGTTTTGAGTTGCGTAATTGGATTTTGTTTTTAAACTGCTATATGTGTGAACATCTGTAACTAAACGGTGAGTGATATAGAAAGCAAATCTGAATAAAAAGCAGGTTACCTTACTGAAAGAGTAGCCAATCACACAAACTTGTTACAAAGCAATCATGCAAACTTTCTGTGCAGGTTGCAAAGAACAAAAGCACTCACACTTACTGTTCTTCCGATATGGAATTAAAATCTTGAGTATGTTTTGATGAAAAACAGCACACATCCATTTTGTCTTGTCAGCATCAATTTTTGGAATAATCTGCTGAGAAGATTTCCCTTCCTGGCCGTGGTCGTTCAGAGTTTCCACTTGTATGGTTTTGTCATCTCCATTGATCCAAACCAGTCTCGTTGATGCAGTGACGTCAGACACAGAGCAGTTCAGGGTAACGTTGTCTCCCCCAGAATCTTCATCAGATGGTTCAGCTGTGACTGCGGAAACCAGAATATCATTGGGATTATGACAGCAACTCCAAGTTTCTACTTGATTTTTTCAACATAACTCAACATTGTCAAGGACCCTTCCCTCCCATCCAACCCAGTATCTGTTTAAACTCctaccatcaggttgaaggcatCACAGTATAAGAACAAGGACAAGTGTGCTGGCTAACAGCTactcccccaggctgtgagacttctgaacaccctgCTACCACCCAGTACACATTACTTACAACAGTACCAGTAACATTATAATGTTGTATATTTAATTatatgacatatatgcactttacaTCAACATGTACATCTAAAGAATAGTTTTTAttttatctgttaatattattttatgtaccATATGTGATGCATGTACTGtggtttgcaccttggtccctggggaacattatttcatttatttgtatacatgtgtatgttgAGTGAAATTAAACTTGGAACTTGATAGCTCACCCTAGTTGATGTAGAGAACACAAAAGATCACCGGTTTTTAATCACTGATTGTTATCAATAGACTCAAGCTTCAACAATTTtatccagtttaaaaaaaaacattagttaAACCAAAATCCTCAAGACCTAAAACAAGTCCAATACATAAaacctgcctggcctgctgagttcctccagcattttgtgtgtgctgcttggatttccagcatctgcagattttcttgtttgtgtaTGGATTCCTCTAAGTATATTTGTTTGAGGCCTTTGATGAGGCTTTAGAAATAAATAAAGGAAACATTGAGTCAAGAATAATCCTCAGTATGTAGGACAAATTTTGTGTAAAACTTTCTAATTTGGCCAATTCCTTATTAAGATTAAACAGtctatttggaatattgttttgTATAAATGAAAATTTATCCTCAGTGATTTACAGATGTGCCTAATAAGGTGACTAGAGAGCttatgttcatggttttctgctgctgtagcccgtaaACTTCAAGGTCTGATGTGTTGAGCATTcaagatgctcttttgcacaccagtgttgtaacatgtggttatttgagttagtcactttcctgtcagcttaagcTGGTCTGgccatttttctttcatatttctcattaacaaggcattttcacccacagaactgctgatcgctgcattttttaaaattttttgcatcattctctgtaaattctagagacagcTGTACATGAAATTCCCACCATCTGCATACTTTTATATATTGAGTGGTTGCCACGTGATTAGGTGATAgagtatttgcattaataagcagggtGTCCCTAATAAAAGTGGCCACTCACTGTATTTATTTTCATTGGTTTGaataaaacatttaaaatctTTCAAGGAATACTTATAATGTAACACAACAAAtggagtcttttaaatgttgtctgATTGTGGCAGTTCAGAGGAAATTTAGTATGTAGCATTGTATGTAAACCTTTAAGGAGAAACTTGGAGAGGTGAGAGGAAAGAAAGAGACATTGGTGAGAGTAACAGCAGTTTTGGGAACAACTTGTCACCAAATCTCTATTTATTCCTAAAATGGTAACATTTCCTAATGActaaacaaaacaacagcaatacTACCTTTGACTGCGATTAGTTCAATGGTCACATGTTTATGTAATCCTGTAGAACATGTGTAAACTCCAGCATCTCCAAACTGCACAGGGGCAATCCTCATGCTGAAATTCTTGCCTTTAAGATTTCCTACTGTGGTTCTCAGTCGATTCCCAAAGTAGCTCCTGTCAACATCAATTGACTCTGAGCTGTGAGTAGAAGCTATTTCAGCTTGCTGATGTTGAAAAAGTTGCGACTTCCAAGTCCATTTGGTTTTATTGAACTTAGCAGAAGCTTCACAGATCAGGTCAAGTTCACtgtgctctgtgtctgaccgataAACTGTGGATATCTTATTGTGTAAATCTGCAAGAAGGAAAGAGGGAATAAAGAATTACATTTTCACAGAAGTTGAGGTATAGATGTTCCAAGTCTCCAGGATTGGCCATTGGGTTATCAGCTGGAAGGGTTGCACTGGGACAGGAAAGACAGCAGGGAGCTGGGATAAATCAGCTGCCAACCCAGCTGCCTATTGTTGAAACAATGGACTGTCCAACAAAGTACATCTTCCCCAAACACACTCCAGCAAACTGATGCATTTTGACTGGATGTAATAAGCTATCTGTTACATGGTCATAGGACAGCTGCTGCTcagtggatgttttttttttctttgcaccatattctgtgaactctagagactgttgtatgtgaaaagcccaggagatcagcattttctgagatactcaaaccatcccatctggcatcaGCAATTAtttcatagtcaaagtcacttagatcacatttctttcccattctgctgTTTGATCTGAATAGCAACTGaatcccttgaccatgtctgcatgcttttctgcattgagttgctgccacatgattgacggATTAGGTATTTGCGTTTTctagcaggtgtacaggtgtggtcactgagtgtacaatTAGATCAAGGACAGAATGAAGTCTTTCCTCACTGAAGGATGCACTGCTAACTTTCATGAGTGACTTTCTTTACTCCACTCAGGTGAAAGTTTTAGAAATTATTCTAATTTCGTAATGCCTGTATTGGTGCATTTaatttatttgtattttactGTTTGCACTGAATATGCTTTCTTCGATTTCTGAACTTTATTCCAGTTTATTCCTGCAGTTGAATTGAATCCATTGATTCATCTGGGTGGCTCCAGCAATCTCTGTGCCACCACTTTATGGTTACACCACATTCCAGGATAGAGGCAATGACCACACCCTGCAGTGAAAGCCCACGGTGGAGTGTGTGATCACTATTCAATATGAAGATCAGTTTATTATCAGCATTTATTGCATAACTGCTGCCAGGCAGCTTTGGACTCACCCTCATCCACTCCAACATTGGTGTCTCCAGTGAGAACAATGGAGCCATTTTCCTGCACTTCCCATGTGTACAGACCGGGATCTCTTGTTCCAACCTGTCGGACCATCAGATAGACGGTGTTATTCAGGCGGATCTGATCCGTGTTGTTGCTCCTCTGACATGAGCCTCTTGGTTTCCAGTGGAGACTGACGGTATCTGGGAGTCTGGAGATGGTACAGCTGAGGGTGACGTCACTGCCCATTACAGGTCTCTGTGAGTCGGCCTTAACTGTGGAAACAGACACATGATGTGTGGTTCAGTTCCCGCAGGCTCTCTGAAATGCTCCAGGCAAAATTATGGAGACTGGACTAAACATACCTGAGAAACGAAAACATTAATTTACAACCCATCAGGGCTTCCACTGGACCTAGAGCTCTGAGGATTTTTATCCACATGACtctttaatatttttaataaGATTTATTTTGGGCTGGGTGACAGAACTACAGCATCCTGACTGAATTCCAATAGTCTGTTGTGGATATTTGTAGAATATCTCACAAAATGTTGCTTCCTTGAACCCTTTTCAGCTTCTTGACCAACTTACCTTTGATCCCAaatacttcccattcactcagggTGTTCCCACCGATCTGTGTCTGATTCCAGGTGAACAGTCCAGCAAGTTGAAAGGTGGGTTTCCTGATTCTCAGATTAAGGGTTCCCCAGTCCACATGTAACCTCTGGGAAATGTCTGGTATTTTACTGAACTCATCACTCCATTGTACGGTCCACCGCTGACCTTCTCTGTGAAAAGTGGCCAATCGCTTTGTGGTTTGTTGCCCTGTGTGTGGACTCCACTCCAATTCAACAGAGTCACTTCCAGGATTGTCTggccctttcaatacaaagtttcCTTCCTCATGGAAAAAGTAAATAGAATTCAGGCTTCCTGCAaggaaagggaatggcattttaaaATTAGACACCTTCTCAATCTGACCCATGAAATAATTAATACCATGGAGAATTTCTTCtcagtatactttgataatagttcAGATAGGAAGTTTCAGAGCACTTTGCACCAGGACAATGGAGCACCTAGCAGGAATAGGAGCAGTCACTTTCCTGCAGATATTAATTATATTAAATTCAGTCTTAGAATCATCAAGCGTTCTCTCAGCCCTCAAATACTTTACAaaattcagtgtttttttttacgtagttcagtctagtttttgtactgtgtcatgtaacaccatggtcctgaaaaacgttgtctcatttttactatgtactgtaccagcagttatggtcgaaatgacaataaaagtgacttgacttgacttgacttcaaaATATTCCTCAATTTACAAGAAGGATGATTATCCTGGAAAACATTTCACCTTGCAAAATATTGTAAATCAAAAAATTTGATAAGATCTGTGATTTATGAGCAGAGGACTGGGCAATACTTGTCATAGGCAATTAAAAACACGTACCGCTATGTAGTCAATGGTGCTGTGGTAAAAACCAGTCAATTGAACATTTGTAACCTGAGGAATTACTGCAGTAAAAATAAAAAATGACAAACAATGGAAACACATAAATAGATTCATGGGGGTGacgagaaccagagggcacagacttagAATAGAAGAATACcctttttgaacagagatgtagaggaatttctttagccagagggtggtgaatctgtgaaattcattgccacagatggctgtggagtccatgtcaatgggtatatttaatgtggagattaataggttctggattagtaaaggtgtcagaggtaatgggagaaggcaggagaatggggttgtgaggatCCTATTTCTGCTCCTCTGCCTTATGGTCCTATTGTCTTCTGATTAGAAGACAGCAGGTGGACTTTGTTTCATATCACTAACAGACTGGAACTTTGCCAGTGATTGAGCAATGAAAATCACAGCTCCGCAAGTGACTGGAAACAGAGGCAGCAAGGCTGCAAAGTGAAATTTAGGAATGTTTGTATGTTCAAACAAATAACTTTAGAATAAAGATTTTCCAAAGTGCACAGATCTAAGTCAATCTGAGTTTATTGTCAAGTATGAAAGGCTTCTTtaactcctgcccaatggtagcctGGAAGGTGTAGGTTTTTGATGATAAACGTTACCTTCTTAAGGCACTGCCTGATGGTGGAGAATAGCAAAGCTACAGTGGAATCCCATGGTCATTTCAGACAttggtagaaggcattaccaTCAATTATAGTCTGGGATGCATTGCATATGGTGGATGAGTGAGCCAATTTGGGAAGCTGCCCAAATCCAAGTTGATCCTGTGCATGGCATCACCAAGGAAAGATGCTAAAAGAGTAAGAGAGCAATGTAGATGTGGAAACAACCTGCTGCTTTTTAAATTTAAGAAGGCTACACAAAGGAACTAAGTTGTTTTAAAAAGGGAGCTTCAATATTCACTGACCAAACTCAGTGCTCACCTTTTCTCAGTGAAAGAAGTTCCtcctttgatttttttctctctgttacaaAATAGATTGCCCAGGTCAGCTTGATCATTTATTCTCCCATTGATTTGCCCGTTGCATTCTCAAATGACATAACTTCTGGATGTTTAAGTGAAGGACAATGAGCTTGCTGCTCCCACAATACACCAGCTCTCAATCAGAATAGAAGTGATGTCACCAGGATCAGTGAGATGGGGAAGCAAGATTGGCTTGAAGAGACAAGGGTTTCACTTGCATTGTTCTAGCTTAGAATGAGCATTTGTTATCTAAATATTTTAGAATAGAAAACCAACATTAATGGCATCATTTTGCAGACACATATAAACAATTGACATTGCCAATGAATTTACAAAGAGCATAGTTGATACACACAGATTGGTCTCAGTCTCACCATTGCCTGTAATGTATTATTGCAGGGTCAGTTGTCTGATGGTCTGTCCAACTATAGGGCCTCCCACAAAGGATAGacaaataatataataatatCTTTTCACTGTTGTCGGAGTGATTAACAAGTGATAAGATTACTTGTTTGACAGCAGGCATTTAGTCACTCACCATTGCATTTCACGTAATATGTGACAAGAAGTGTGAGCTGGCTTCCACTAAACACACCACACGTCCATTTCCCTCTGCCTCTCTCAGCTTCATGTATGATCAGACTTAGTGAATTCTCTTCCCCACTCAGTGTTttttctccaacagtctcaccgTCTCCATTGATCCAAACCAGTCTCGTTGATGCagtggcgtcagacacagagcagTTCAGGGTAACGGTGTCTCCCTCAGTCACTGTATCAGACAGTTCAGCTGTGACTGTGGAAACAAGTCATTGTTAGAATTCAAACGATAGATATTTTCTCTGAAAGCTTCAGCAATACATTCCTACTCTTACCTTTAACTGTGATTAGTTCAATGGTCACAAATCTATTTAACTCCAGAAAACACGTGTAAAGCCCCGCATCTTCGAACAGTACAGGGATAATCCTCACACTGAACTTATAACCATTATAACCTGCCACTTTGGGGACCAGCCGATTCCCAAAAGATGTCCTGTCCATGTTGACATGTTGATATCTCGATACTGAGGCTATTTCTCTCCCCCAGCTTTGAGGAACTGTCCTCCATGTCCACACAGCTTTGGAGTAATAGGTAACAGAATGACAGATCAAATCCAATTCACTGTGATCGGAGCCTGAGCGATAAAGTTTGTAGCTCTTTTTATATAAAGCTACAAAAAggaaagagaaaatgaaattagaaTTTCtgagataaaaataaaaattggaataATTACTGGCAATTATAAGTGTGTTTCTTGCACCgatcttcactgatttgatttttGTTAAAGTACTAAGACCAtgaaaccataagacatgggacgGAATACTGTcaatcagcccatcgagtctgctccaatcatggctgatatattttccctctcaatctcaatctcctgccttctccatgtaccTTTGATGTCCCacaaatcaagagcctatcaacttccattttaaatgtACCAAATgttttgacctccacagctgtctgtggcaatgaatttcacagaatctacctcatctctgttctaaagagatgtttTGCTATTCTGATGAtgtaccctctggtcccagactctcagactatctgaaacatcctttccaagtTTACTTTctctctttcaatattcagtaggttttagtgtgatctcccctctttcctctgaactccagcaaactcaggaccagagccatcaagtgctcctcaaatgttaactctagcattccaggatcattctcataaatctcttgtaccctttccaacgccagcatatcttttcttagaaacaagagaaaatctgcagttgctggaattccaagcaacacacacaaaatgctagaggtgctcagcaggtcaggcagcatctctggaaaaaagtacagtcaaagcTTCGGTCAATACCTTTTGGCATCTTTActcagatatggagcccaaaTCTAC
Coding sequences within:
- the LOC132405181 gene encoding uncharacterized protein LOC132405181 translates to MVRHVTVEDGKLYQCEVRENGTIIHSGEAHFSVSEALYKKSYKLYRSGSDHSELDLICHSVTYYSKAVWTWRTVPQSWGREIASVSRYQHVNMDRTSFGNRLVPKVAGYNGYKFSVRIIPVLFEDAGLYTCFLELNRFVTIELITVKVTAELSDTVTEGDTVTLNCSVSDATASTRLVWINGDGETVGEKTLSGEENSLSLIIHEAERGRGKWTCGVFSGSQLTLLVTYYVKCNGSLNSIYFFHEEGNFVLKGPDNPGSDSVELEWSPHTGQQTTKRLATFHREGQRWTVQWSDEFSKIPDISQRLHVDWGTLNLRIRKPTFQLAGLFTWNQTQIGGNTLSEWEVFGIKVKADSQRPVMGSDVTLSCTISRLPDTVSLHWKPRGSCQRSNNTDQIRLNNTVYLMVRQVGTRDPGLYTWEVQENGSIVLTGDTNVGVDEDLHNKISTVYRSDTEHSELDLICEASAKFNKTKWTWKSQLFQHQQAEIASTHSSESIDVDRSYFGNRLRTTVGNLKGKNFSMRIAPVQFGDAGVYTCSTGLHKHVTIELIAVKVTAEPSDEDSGGDNVTLNCSVSDVTASTRLVWINGDDKTIQVETLNDHGQEGKSSQQIIPKIDADKTKWMCAVFHQNILKILIPYRKNMCPPLNILIIIVSGYLLVKLVIALGLICCLTRCTLSLGDNWS